One genomic window of Trueperaceae bacterium includes the following:
- the ybeY gene encoding rRNA maturation RNase YbeY produces MDETRRFPRTDDLRRVTEGFLVDAGLVDRELTLVLLDDAAMAARNLADRGVEGPTDVLSYPTFEPDGAWFPEVPQLGDVLVSIDTAERQAREHGHSTLAEVLVLTAHGVTHLTGLDHADAAAWRPFHAAQERILALARAAGVAP; encoded by the coding sequence TTGGACGAGACCAGACGGTTCCCTCGAACTGACGACCTGCGGCGCGTGACGGAAGGGTTCCTCGTGGACGCCGGCCTGGTCGACCGTGAACTCACCCTCGTGCTGCTCGACGACGCGGCCATGGCGGCGCGCAACCTGGCCGACCGCGGGGTCGAGGGTCCCACCGACGTCCTCTCCTACCCCACCTTCGAGCCCGACGGCGCCTGGTTCCCCGAGGTGCCGCAACTGGGCGACGTCCTCGTGAGCATCGACACGGCCGAGCGTCAGGCGCGCGAGCACGGCCACTCCACCCTCGCCGAGGTGCTCGTGTTGACAGCCCACGGCGTCACTCACCTGACGGGGCTGGATCACGCCGACGCCGCCGCGTGGCGCCCGTTCCACGCCGCCCAGGAGCGCATCCTCGCGCTCGCCCGGGCCGCCGGGGTCGCGCCGTGA
- a CDS encoding diacylglycerol kinase yields MTRSFAFAAAGLRLAWRDQPNFRVEVGLAVGALVLCWWTGADVVPVLAMTGLVLALELVNSAVEGLVDLVHPERHALAAAVKDLAAAAVLVAAAAALLVGLVVIGPPLVATLTAAMGGG; encoded by the coding sequence GTGACGCGCTCGTTCGCGTTCGCCGCGGCCGGGCTCCGACTGGCCTGGCGCGACCAGCCCAACTTCAGGGTGGAGGTCGGCCTCGCGGTGGGCGCGCTCGTGCTCTGCTGGTGGACGGGCGCCGACGTGGTGCCGGTGCTGGCCATGACCGGCCTCGTGCTCGCGCTCGAGCTCGTGAACAGCGCCGTGGAGGGCCTGGTCGACCTCGTGCACCCCGAGCGTCACGCCCTGGCGGCGGCCGTGAAGGACCTGGCGGCCGCCGCCGTGCTCGTGGCGGCGGCCGCGGCGCTGCTCGTCGGCCTAGTCGTCATCGGGCCGCCGCTCGTCGCCACGTTGACCGCTGCCATGGGAGGTGGCTGA
- the cdd gene encoding cytidine deaminase: MTDTARGPAGVPADLLEAAWAAHANAYVPYSRFPVGAALRTTAGHVFAGANVENASFGLTRCAEQSAVQAMVSAGEREFTELVVVSSSPEPATPCGACRQVLYEFAPEASVYLVSEAGGLVRTSVAALLPSGFRL; encoded by the coding sequence GTGACCGACACCGCACGCGGACCCGCCGGCGTCCCCGCCGACCTGCTCGAGGCGGCCTGGGCCGCGCACGCCAACGCCTACGTGCCGTACTCCCGCTTCCCGGTCGGCGCGGCCCTTAGGACGACCGCCGGCCACGTCTTCGCCGGTGCCAACGTCGAGAACGCCAGCTTCGGCCTCACGCGCTGCGCGGAGCAGTCGGCGGTGCAGGCGATGGTCAGCGCCGGGGAGCGGGAGTTCACGGAGCTGGTGGTCGTCTCGTCCTCGCCGGAGCCGGCCACGCCCTGCGGCGCCTGCCGGCAGGTGCTTTACGAGTTCGCGCCCGAGGCGAGCGTCTACCTCGTCAGCGAGGCCGGCGGGCTGGTGCGCACGAGCGTCGCGGCGCTCCTGCCCTCCGGCTTCCGTCTGTGA